One stretch of Halichoerus grypus chromosome 8, mHalGry1.hap1.1, whole genome shotgun sequence DNA includes these proteins:
- the EMC4 gene encoding ER membrane protein complex subunit 4 isoform X2, whose translation MNLFIMYMAGNTISIFPTMMVCMMAWRPIQALMAISATFKMLESSSQKFLQGLVYLIGNLMGLALAVYKCQSMGLLPTHASDWLAFIEPPERMEFSGGGLLL comes from the exons ATGAACCTCTTCATCATGTACATGGCAGGCAATACGATCTCCATCTTCCCTACTATGATGGTGTGTATGATGGCTTGGCGGCCCATTCAGGCACTTATGGCCATTTCAGCCA CTTTCAAGATGCTAGAAAGTTCAAGCCAGAAGTTTCTTCAGGGTTTGGTGTATCTCATTGGAAACCTCATGGGTTTGGCATTGGCTGTTTATAAGTGCCAGTCAATGGGACTGTTGCCTACACATGCATCAGACTGGTTAGCCTTCATTGAGCCCCCTGAG AGGATGGAGTTTAGTGGTGGAGGATTGCTTCtgtga